A DNA window from Allokutzneria albata contains the following coding sequences:
- the dnaE gene encoding DNA polymerase III subunit alpha → MLDGAAKIAPLFAEAQRLEMPAVGMTDHGNMYGADQFYQQAKKFGIKPIIGIEAYVAPTSRGHKKPVFWGEPHQRGDDLAGGGAYTHMTMVARNATGLRNLFKLSSLASIEGYYRKPRMDRDIIAQYSEGIVATTGCPSGEVQTRLRLGHEREAVQAAADYRDIFGAENFFLELMDHGLDIERRVREGLLKIGKDLGIKPLATNDSHYVTRDQADTHSALLCVQSGKTLNDPNRFKFDGDGYYLKSAAEMRQIWDSEVEGATDNTLLVAEMVEPYDEIWAYHDRIPMFPVPEGETQESWLHKEVMRGLHWRFPDGIPDGYVERAEFEMDVINQKGFPAYFLVVGDLVKYAKEVGIRVGPGRGSAAGALVAYALGITNLDPIPHGLLFERFLNPERASMPDIDIDFDDRRRGEMVRYATEKWGHDRVAQVITFGTIKTKAAIKDSARVHYGQPGYAIADKISKALPPPIMAKDIPLSGIVDPKHERYNEAAEVRTLIENDSEVSKIFETARGLEGLIRNAGVHACAVIMSSQPLMDSIPLWQRDDGSIITGWDYPSCEAIGLLKMDFLGLRNLTVIGDAIENIKANRGEDINLDTLELDDKATYELLGRGDTLGVFQLDGGPMRDLLRRMQPTAFEDIVAVGALYRPGPMGMNAHNDYADRKNGRQKVKPIHPELEEPLKDILSETYGLIVYQEQIMFIAQKVAGYSMGRADVLRKAMGKKKQEVLEKEFEGFEQGMRDNGFSPEPIKALWDTILPFAGYAFNKSHAAAYGLISYWTAYLKANYRAEYMAALLTSVGDNKDKSAVYLSECRRLGIKVLPPDVNESALRFSAVGQDIRFGLGAIRNVGANVVDSIIKTREQKGAYTSFTDFLDKSELVCCNKRVIESLIKAGGFDSFDTTRLGLFQVHEEAVDAVVPLKRQEAMGQFDLFGAGGDDDEPNEDASPLAHLKISTEEWPRKQLLGYEREMLGLYVSAHPLDGAERALRQNAPRSIAEIIADPPKEGEIAIAGMISAMERRVNKKGEPWAICTVEDLDASVEVLFFPKSYSVLSDELVEDAAVAVKGRVNWREDKMSIFGSGLVTLDIAEMDLTQDPPLVIKLMASKVNPTLVEDLKHTLKAHPGETPVHLKIQNNRRAFTLAVDDGFRISTSGAFMGELKALLGAGCVG, encoded by the coding sequence ATGCTCGACGGTGCGGCGAAGATCGCTCCGTTGTTCGCCGAGGCGCAGCGGTTGGAGATGCCGGCGGTGGGGATGACCGACCACGGGAACATGTACGGGGCGGATCAGTTCTACCAGCAGGCGAAGAAGTTCGGGATCAAGCCGATCATCGGGATCGAGGCGTATGTCGCGCCGACGAGTCGGGGTCACAAGAAGCCGGTGTTCTGGGGTGAGCCGCACCAGCGTGGTGATGATCTTGCTGGTGGTGGTGCGTACACGCACATGACGATGGTGGCGCGGAACGCGACGGGGTTGCGGAACCTGTTCAAGCTGTCGAGTTTGGCGAGTATCGAGGGGTATTACCGCAAGCCGCGGATGGATCGGGACATCATCGCGCAGTACTCGGAGGGGATCGTCGCCACGACGGGGTGTCCGTCGGGTGAGGTGCAGACGCGCCTTCGGTTGGGGCATGAGAGGGAAGCGGTTCAGGCGGCGGCGGATTACCGGGATATCTTCGGGGCGGAGAACTTTTTCCTGGAGTTGATGGATCACGGTCTGGACATCGAGCGCCGGGTGCGCGAGGGTCTGTTGAAGATCGGTAAGGATCTGGGTATCAAGCCGTTGGCGACGAATGATTCGCATTATGTGACCAGGGATCAGGCGGATACGCATTCGGCGTTGTTGTGCGTGCAGTCGGGGAAGACGCTGAACGATCCGAACCGGTTCAAGTTCGATGGTGATGGTTATTACCTGAAGTCCGCGGCGGAGATGCGGCAGATCTGGGATTCCGAGGTCGAGGGGGCCACGGACAACACGTTGCTGGTCGCGGAGATGGTCGAGCCCTACGACGAGATCTGGGCCTACCACGACCGCATCCCGATGTTCCCGGTCCCGGAGGGCGAGACGCAGGAGAGCTGGCTGCACAAGGAGGTCATGCGCGGCCTGCACTGGCGCTTCCCGGACGGCATCCCGGACGGCTACGTCGAGCGCGCCGAGTTCGAGATGGACGTGATCAACCAGAAGGGCTTCCCCGCCTACTTCCTGGTCGTCGGTGACCTGGTGAAGTACGCGAAGGAGGTGGGCATCCGGGTCGGCCCCGGCCGTGGTTCCGCGGCGGGCGCGCTGGTCGCCTACGCGCTGGGGATCACCAACCTGGACCCGATCCCGCACGGCCTGCTGTTCGAGCGGTTCCTCAACCCGGAGCGCGCGTCGATGCCCGATATCGACATCGACTTCGACGACCGCAGGCGCGGCGAGATGGTGCGCTACGCGACCGAGAAGTGGGGCCACGACCGGGTCGCGCAGGTCATCACCTTCGGCACCATCAAGACCAAGGCGGCGATCAAGGACTCGGCTCGTGTCCACTACGGACAGCCGGGCTACGCGATCGCCGACAAGATCTCCAAGGCGCTGCCGCCGCCGATCATGGCCAAGGACATCCCCCTGTCCGGCATCGTCGACCCGAAGCACGAGCGCTACAACGAGGCCGCCGAGGTCCGCACGCTGATCGAGAACGACAGCGAGGTCTCCAAGATCTTCGAGACCGCGCGCGGCCTGGAGGGCCTGATCCGCAACGCCGGTGTGCACGCCTGTGCGGTGATCATGTCCTCGCAGCCGCTGATGGACTCCATCCCGCTGTGGCAGCGCGACGACGGCTCGATCATCACCGGCTGGGACTACCCCTCCTGCGAGGCCATCGGCCTGCTGAAGATGGACTTCCTCGGCCTGCGCAACCTGACCGTCATCGGCGACGCGATCGAGAACATCAAGGCCAACCGCGGCGAGGACATCAACCTCGACACGCTGGAGCTGGACGACAAGGCCACCTACGAGCTGCTGGGCCGCGGCGACACCCTCGGCGTGTTCCAGCTCGACGGTGGCCCCATGCGGGACCTGCTGCGGCGCATGCAGCCCACGGCGTTCGAGGACATCGTCGCGGTCGGCGCGCTGTACCGCCCGGGTCCGATGGGCATGAACGCGCACAACGACTACGCCGACCGCAAGAACGGGCGGCAGAAGGTCAAGCCGATCCACCCGGAACTGGAGGAGCCGCTCAAGGACATCCTCTCCGAGACCTACGGCCTGATCGTCTACCAAGAGCAGATCATGTTCATCGCCCAGAAGGTCGCGGGCTACTCGATGGGTCGAGCGGACGTGCTCCGCAAGGCGATGGGCAAGAAGAAGCAGGAAGTCCTCGAAAAGGAGTTCGAGGGCTTCGAACAGGGCATGCGCGACAACGGGTTCTCCCCCGAACCCATCAAGGCACTGTGGGACACGATCCTCCCGTTCGCCGGCTACGCGTTCAACAAGTCGCACGCGGCCGCCTACGGCCTCATCTCGTACTGGACCGCCTACCTGAAGGCGAACTACCGCGCCGAGTACATGGCCGCGCTGCTCACCTCGGTCGGCGACAACAAGGACAAGTCCGCGGTCTACCTCTCGGAGTGCCGCAGGCTCGGCATCAAGGTGCTGCCGCCGGACGTCAACGAGTCCGCGCTGCGCTTCTCCGCGGTCGGCCAGGACATCCGCTTCGGCCTCGGCGCGATCCGCAACGTCGGCGCCAACGTGGTCGACTCGATCATCAAGACCAGGGAGCAGAAGGGGGCCTACACCTCCTTCACCGACTTCCTGGACAAGTCGGAACTGGTCTGCTGCAACAAGCGCGTGATCGAGTCGCTGATCAAGGCGGGCGGTTTCGACTCCTTCGACACCACCCGGCTCGGCCTGTTCCAGGTGCACGAGGAGGCGGTCGACGCGGTCGTCCCGCTCAAGCGCCAGGAGGCGATGGGCCAGTTCGACCTGTTCGGCGCGGGCGGGGACGACGACGAGCCGAACGAGGACGCCTCCCCGCTGGCGCACCTGAAGATCTCCACCGAGGAGTGGCCGCGCAAGCAGCTGCTCGGCTACGAGCGGGAGATGCTGGGCCTCTACGTCTCGGCGCACCCGCTGGACGGGGCCGAGCGCGCGCTGCGGCAGAACGCGCCCAGGTCGATCGCGGAGATCATCGCCGACCCGCCGAAGGAGGGCGAGATCGCCATCGCCGGGATGATCTCGGCGATGGAGCGCAGGGTGAACAAGAAGGGCGAGCCCTGGGCGATCTGCACCGTCGAGGACCTGGACGCCTCGGTCGAGGTGCTGTTCTTCCCCAAGTCCTACAGCGTGCTCTCCGACGAGCTGGTCGAGGACGCCGCGGTCGCGGTCAAGGGCAGGGTGAACTGGCGCGAGGACAAGATGTCGATCTTCGGCTCGGGCCTGGTGACCCTGGACATCGCCGAGATGGACCTGACCCAGGACCCACCGCTGGTGATCAAGCTGATGGCCTCGAAGGTGAACCCGACACTGGTGGAGGACCTCAAGCACACGCTCAAGGCCCACCCCGGCGAGACCCCGGTGCACCTGAAGATCCAGAACAACCGCCGCGCCTTCACCCTCGCGGTCGACGACGGTTTCCGGATCAGCACCTCCGGTGCGTTCATGGGCGAGCTGAAGGCGCTGCTCGGCGCGGGCTGCGTCGGCTGA
- a CDS encoding RNA polymerase sigma factor: MRSEDEARFRDMARRQAAPMRRFAYLLCGDWHLAEDLVQNALTKLYSAWWRIRGADTLDHYVRKTVVRCWLDEVRRPWRRAEDRTGVVPDVADHDGDPAAVGQRAQTRDLVLRALAEVPSRQRAVLVLRYFEDLSVADTAAALGCSQGTVKSQSARGLDKMRAVIARSGPDFSALTGGRTES; this comes from the coding sequence ATGCGGTCCGAGGACGAGGCCCGGTTTCGCGACATGGCCAGGAGGCAGGCGGCGCCGATGCGCCGTTTCGCCTATCTGCTGTGCGGGGACTGGCACCTCGCCGAGGACCTGGTCCAGAACGCACTCACCAAGCTCTACTCGGCGTGGTGGCGCATCCGCGGTGCGGACACGCTCGACCACTACGTCCGCAAGACCGTGGTGCGGTGCTGGCTGGACGAGGTCCGCCGCCCTTGGCGAAGGGCGGAGGACAGGACCGGCGTCGTACCGGACGTCGCCGACCACGATGGCGATCCCGCTGCCGTAGGCCAGCGCGCGCAGACACGGGACCTCGTCCTGCGCGCGCTGGCCGAGGTCCCGTCACGGCAGCGGGCCGTGCTCGTCCTGCGCTACTTCGAGGACCTCTCGGTGGCCGACACGGCGGCCGCGCTGGGGTGCTCGCAAGGCACGGTGAAGAGCCAGTCGGCTCGCGGATTGGACAAGATGCGGGCGGTGATCGCACGGTCCGGGCCGGACTTCTCCGCCCTGACCGGCGGGAGGACGGAGTCATGA
- a CDS encoding TetR/AcrR family transcriptional regulator codes for MPEPTEAPSAPSQERTGQASTPKGERRRQALVEAASELLVESGFAGIRHRAVAERAGLPLASTTYYFSSIEELVERAVEYHGRTELAWGRERLAACGDERLDRDELCELVLDLLLGHNSRDGGLDVVLLRYERLVGSGRRPYLAPLMREMGDELHALLVEILAQAGAPLSAAEVTRLIALIDGTVVNALIESDPDPRGAARRVLRAELP; via the coding sequence ATGCCGGAGCCCACCGAAGCGCCCTCCGCCCCGTCCCAGGAGCGGACCGGCCAGGCCAGTACGCCCAAGGGGGAGCGCCGCCGCCAGGCCCTCGTCGAGGCCGCCAGCGAACTGCTCGTCGAGAGCGGCTTCGCCGGTATCCGGCACCGGGCCGTCGCCGAGCGCGCCGGGCTGCCGCTGGCCTCCACCACCTACTACTTCTCCTCGATCGAGGAGCTGGTGGAGCGGGCGGTGGAGTACCACGGCCGCACCGAGCTGGCCTGGGGCCGGGAGCGACTGGCCGCGTGCGGGGACGAGCGGCTGGACCGCGACGAGCTGTGCGAGCTGGTGCTGGACCTGCTGCTCGGGCACAACTCCCGCGACGGCGGCCTGGACGTGGTGCTCCTGCGCTACGAGCGGCTCGTCGGCTCCGGGCGGCGTCCCTACCTCGCGCCGCTCATGCGCGAGATGGGTGACGAGCTGCACGCGCTGCTGGTGGAGATCCTGGCGCAGGCGGGTGCTCCGCTGTCGGCCGCCGAGGTGACCCGCCTGATCGCGCTGATCGACGGCACCGTGGTCAACGCCCTCATCGAGTCCGATCCCGATCCCCGGGGCGCCGCGCGGCGAGTGCTGCGCGCGGAACTGCCCTGA
- a CDS encoding DMT family transporter, translated as MAWVVLIVSGVLEAGWAVALKLSDGFSRLWPTVTFAVLATASFGGLAWAMKQLPAGPAYAVWTGIGAAITAVIGMVWLGDGVSVLKIVSIMLIIGGVVGLQLAGGAH; from the coding sequence ATGGCGTGGGTCGTTCTGATCGTGTCCGGCGTGCTGGAGGCGGGCTGGGCGGTCGCGCTCAAGCTCTCCGACGGGTTCTCCCGGCTGTGGCCGACGGTGACCTTCGCGGTGCTGGCCACCGCCAGCTTCGGCGGGCTGGCCTGGGCGATGAAGCAGCTGCCCGCCGGGCCCGCCTACGCGGTCTGGACCGGTATCGGCGCCGCCATCACCGCGGTGATCGGCATGGTCTGGCTGGGTGACGGGGTGTCGGTGCTCAAGATCGTCTCGATCATGTTGATCATCGGCGGCGTGGTCGGGCTGCAGCTCGCCGGTGGTGCGCACTGA
- a CDS encoding SigE family RNA polymerase sigma factor, whose protein sequence is MDQREEQEFAEYFVARRDAVRRTAYLLCGDWHRADDLAQTAFVALHRRWRKVRDKGALDAYVRRTLVRASIDESRRPWRRERTVEEFPDTPVTDTEVGESVATRETLLAGLAKVPPRQRAVLVLRFLEGLDVAATAAALKCTEGTVKSQTARGLEALRASLGDALDDLRSAS, encoded by the coding sequence GTGGACCAGCGCGAAGAACAGGAGTTCGCGGAGTACTTCGTCGCGCGGCGCGATGCTGTGAGACGGACGGCGTACCTGCTCTGCGGCGACTGGCACCGTGCGGACGATCTGGCCCAGACGGCGTTCGTCGCGCTGCACCGACGGTGGCGGAAGGTCAGGGACAAGGGGGCCCTGGACGCCTACGTGCGGCGCACGCTGGTCCGGGCCTCGATCGACGAGTCCCGCAGGCCGTGGCGACGTGAGCGGACCGTGGAGGAGTTCCCCGACACGCCGGTCACCGACACCGAGGTCGGGGAGTCGGTCGCGACGCGGGAGACGCTGCTCGCGGGTCTGGCGAAGGTACCGCCGAGGCAGCGTGCGGTGCTCGTGCTGAGGTTTCTCGAGGGCTTGGACGTCGCGGCCACGGCGGCGGCGTTGAAGTGCACCGAGGGAACTGTGAAGAGCCAGACGGCGCGCGGGTTGGAGGCCCTGCGCGCCTCGCTGGGAGACGCGCTGGACGACCTGCGTTCGGCGTCGTGA
- a CDS encoding threonine aldolase family protein: MRSAMATAEVGDDVLDVDPTMRRLEERAADLLGMPAALWVPTGCMGNTIALMAHVGRGDSFLALRDAHVINNELGTPAWLAGGMPQALPELTPEAVRATTLNTGPYYSMRTSLLCLENTYNAGGGTVLPTAEHARLVGVAKELRLTVHLDGARVWNAAVALGVSPAELTAGVDTVQSCLSKGLGAPMGSVVAGTEEFVAEARRIRKMLGGGVRQGGVVAAAGLVALERIEDLAADHDTARALADGLVELGWRVRTPETNIVLAEAPGMTVPAALERLTALNVLAGPMAGLVRFVTHRDVGKAEIDEVLTRIRGTEWGEAGSSSTTARS; the protein is encoded by the coding sequence ATGCGCTCCGCCATGGCCACCGCCGAGGTCGGCGACGACGTGCTCGACGTCGACCCGACCATGCGGCGCCTGGAGGAGCGCGCGGCCGACCTGCTCGGCATGCCCGCCGCGCTGTGGGTGCCCACCGGCTGCATGGGCAACACCATCGCTCTGATGGCGCACGTCGGCCGCGGTGACTCCTTCCTCGCCCTGCGGGACGCGCACGTGATCAACAACGAGCTGGGCACCCCCGCGTGGCTGGCCGGGGGCATGCCGCAGGCGCTGCCCGAGCTGACGCCGGAGGCCGTGCGCGCGACCACCCTCAACACGGGCCCGTACTACTCGATGCGCACGTCGCTGCTGTGCCTGGAGAACACCTACAACGCCGGAGGCGGCACGGTGCTGCCGACCGCGGAGCACGCGCGGCTGGTCGGCGTCGCCAAGGAGCTGCGGCTCACCGTCCACCTCGACGGCGCCCGGGTGTGGAACGCCGCGGTCGCCCTCGGGGTCTCCCCTGCCGAGCTGACCGCGGGCGTCGACACCGTGCAGTCCTGCCTGAGCAAGGGCCTCGGCGCGCCGATGGGCTCGGTCGTCGCGGGCACCGAGGAGTTCGTCGCGGAGGCGCGGCGCATCAGGAAGATGCTCGGCGGCGGGGTGCGCCAGGGCGGTGTGGTCGCGGCGGCGGGCCTGGTCGCGCTGGAGCGGATCGAGGACCTGGCCGCTGACCACGACACCGCCAGGGCGCTCGCGGACGGGCTCGTCGAGCTGGGGTGGCGCGTGCGGACCCCCGAGACCAACATCGTGCTGGCCGAGGCGCCCGGCATGACCGTGCCCGCCGCGCTGGAGCGGCTGACCGCGCTGAACGTGCTCGCCGGGCCGATGGCCGGGCTGGTCCGCTTCGTCACCCACCGGGACGTGGGCAAGGCGGAGATCGACGAGGTGCTGACCCGGATAAGGGGGACAGAGTGGGGCGAAGCTGGGTCGTCTTCGACTACGGCGAGGTCCTGA
- a CDS encoding HAD family hydrolase, protein MLPKHAEVYGVPPEEFEPAYWKVRDAYDRGQPDLDYWRAVGAELGVEVDEKTSAALTEADISGWLELDPGSLVLLDELAEAGVPLALLSNAPASFAAAVREQTWARRFRHLVFSGELGVAKPDAEIWAALLDQLGASAADCLFLDDRQVNIDGALRAGLDAELWAGATAIRPRLRELGLL, encoded by the coding sequence ATGCTGCCGAAGCACGCCGAGGTCTACGGGGTGCCGCCGGAGGAGTTCGAACCCGCGTACTGGAAGGTGCGCGACGCCTACGACCGGGGCCAGCCCGACCTGGACTACTGGCGCGCGGTCGGCGCGGAGCTGGGCGTCGAGGTGGACGAGAAGACCTCGGCCGCACTGACCGAGGCCGACATCTCCGGCTGGCTCGAACTCGACCCGGGCTCGTTGGTGCTGCTGGACGAGCTGGCCGAGGCGGGGGTGCCGCTGGCGCTGCTGTCCAACGCGCCCGCCTCCTTCGCCGCCGCCGTGCGGGAACAGACGTGGGCGCGACGGTTCCGGCACCTCGTGTTCTCCGGGGAGCTGGGCGTCGCCAAACCGGACGCGGAGATCTGGGCGGCGCTGCTCGACCAGCTCGGCGCGTCCGCCGCCGACTGCCTGTTCCTGGACGACCGGCAGGTCAACATCGACGGCGCACTGCGGGCGGGGCTGGACGCGGAGCTGTGGGCGGGTGCGACGGCGATCCGCCCACGGCTGCGCGAACTGGGGCTGCTCTAG
- a CDS encoding pyridoxal phosphate-dependent aminotransferase yields MSFDTAAQRAIVPPFHVMEVLSAAARRQREFGDVISLAAGQPATPAPEPVRAAAAEALERQTLGYTEQLGIPELRAAIAGHYGRRYDLDVAPEDVVITTGSSGAFLLAFLAAFEAGDRVALARPGYPAYRNILSALGCEVVDLPCDASTRFQPTVEMLEALDEPVRGLIVASPANPTGTVLDPAELAAITEWCQANGVRLISDEIYHGISYERPLGCAWQTSRDAIIVNSFSKYFSMTGWRLGWMVLPRPLLRAVDCLTGNFTLCPPALAQYAGVAAFTEEGYAEADGHVARYRRNRDELLTGLAKLGIDRVAPADGAFYAYADVSHLTQDSMSFCERLLADTGVAVVPGVDFDPVDGNRFIRMSFAGSLEDVHEAVHRIGSWLG; encoded by the coding sequence ATGTCCTTCGACACCGCCGCCCAGCGCGCCATCGTCCCGCCGTTCCACGTGATGGAGGTCCTCTCCGCGGCGGCCCGGCGGCAGCGGGAGTTCGGCGACGTCATCTCCCTCGCCGCGGGACAGCCCGCGACCCCCGCGCCCGAGCCGGTGCGGGCGGCCGCGGCGGAGGCGCTGGAGCGGCAGACGCTCGGCTACACCGAACAGCTCGGCATCCCCGAGCTGCGCGCGGCCATCGCAGGCCACTACGGCCGCCGCTACGACCTGGACGTGGCGCCGGAGGACGTGGTGATCACGACCGGTTCGTCGGGGGCGTTCCTGCTCGCCTTCCTCGCCGCGTTCGAGGCGGGGGACCGGGTCGCGCTGGCCCGCCCCGGGTACCCGGCCTACCGCAACATCCTATCCGCGCTCGGCTGCGAGGTCGTCGACCTGCCGTGCGACGCGAGCACGCGCTTCCAGCCGACCGTGGAGATGTTGGAGGCGCTGGACGAGCCGGTGCGCGGGCTGATCGTCGCGAGCCCGGCCAACCCCACCGGCACCGTGCTCGACCCGGCCGAGCTGGCCGCGATCACCGAGTGGTGCCAGGCCAACGGGGTGCGCCTGATCAGCGACGAGATCTACCACGGCATCAGCTACGAGCGCCCGCTCGGCTGCGCGTGGCAGACCTCCCGCGACGCGATCATCGTCAACTCGTTCAGCAAGTACTTCTCGATGACCGGCTGGCGCCTCGGCTGGATGGTGCTGCCCAGGCCGCTGCTGCGCGCGGTGGACTGCCTCACCGGGAACTTCACCCTCTGCCCGCCCGCGCTCGCGCAGTACGCGGGTGTCGCGGCCTTCACGGAGGAGGGCTACGCCGAGGCCGACGGGCACGTCGCCCGCTACCGCCGCAACCGCGACGAACTCCTCACGGGACTGGCGAAGCTCGGCATCGACCGCGTCGCGCCCGCGGACGGCGCGTTCTACGCCTACGCCGACGTCTCGCACCTGACGCAGGACTCGATGTCCTTCTGCGAGCGGCTGCTCGCCGACACCGGAGTGGCGGTCGTCCCCGGAGTGGACTTCGATCCGGTGGACGGCAACCGCTTCATCCGGATGTCCTTCGCGGGCTCGCTGGAGGACGTGCACGAGGCGGTGCACCGGATCGGGAGCTGGCTGGGCTGA
- a CDS encoding SdrD B-like domain-containing protein codes for MARGISRSASTVLGAGISAAVLMSFVPSAGAISGTLGAIDGTVFFDRNGNGLIDRSTSGGEAGADKAEVRLYNANGDVVADAVADANGKFRFTDLRPGTYKLDGSQSGFVSTTDAERKVEVRSSQTEFVRFGIRGGSISGLAWVDENGDGIRQDTEKAYTASRGFTLTGATDHYGKFAQRTAKVDEKGEYSFEDLPSGRYTVQTTGPDGTAATKSEAGPDATTDSDFTGKSGTVKSEKIQLAPGAGMISLDAGFTRTTN; via the coding sequence ATGGCCAGGGGCATCAGCCGGTCCGCTTCCACCGTCCTCGGCGCCGGGATCTCGGCGGCCGTCCTGATGAGCTTCGTCCCGTCCGCGGGCGCGATCTCCGGCACCCTCGGCGCGATCGACGGCACGGTCTTCTTCGACCGCAACGGCAACGGCCTGATCGACCGCAGCACCTCCGGCGGCGAGGCCGGTGCCGACAAGGCCGAGGTCCGCCTCTACAACGCCAACGGCGACGTGGTGGCCGACGCGGTGGCCGACGCCAACGGGAAGTTCCGCTTCACCGACCTGCGCCCCGGCACCTACAAGCTCGACGGCAGCCAGTCCGGTTTCGTCTCCACCACCGACGCCGAGCGCAAGGTCGAGGTGCGCAGCAGCCAGACGGAGTTCGTCCGCTTCGGCATCCGCGGCGGCAGCATCTCCGGCCTCGCGTGGGTGGACGAGAACGGCGACGGCATCCGCCAGGACACCGAGAAGGCGTACACCGCCTCGCGCGGATTCACCCTGACCGGTGCCACCGACCACTACGGCAAGTTCGCGCAGCGCACCGCCAAGGTGGACGAGAAGGGCGAGTACTCCTTCGAGGACCTGCCCTCCGGCCGCTACACCGTGCAGACCACCGGTCCGGACGGCACCGCGGCGACCAAGTCCGAGGCAGGCCCGGACGCCACCACCGACTCCGACTTCACCGGCAAGTCCGGCACGGTCAAGTCCGAGAAGATCCAGCTCGCCCCCGGCGCGGGCATGATCAGCCTGGACGCCGGTTTCACCCGCACCACGAACTGA